A genomic segment from Diospyros lotus cultivar Yz01 chromosome 5, ASM1463336v1, whole genome shotgun sequence encodes:
- the LOC127802575 gene encoding nuclear transcription factor Y subunit C-9-like isoform X2, with protein sequence MTAVKNHTNTIYVSLGHLDRMDQQGHGQPQGGGVVGSAAQLHYGTSQYEPNQVTVNPSRGPVVTSVGTTQSPTQQVGSHLGQHQLAYQHIHQQQQLQQQLQNFWASQYQEIEKVTDFKNHSLPLARIKKIMKADEDVRMISAEAPIVFARACEMFILELTLRSWNHTEENKRRTLQKNDIAAAITRTDIFDFLVDIVPREDLKDEALASIPRGTVPVGGPTDAYPYYYMPPQHSPQAGAPGMIMGKPMMDPALYAPQTHPYMAQPMWPQAPQPPQSPSES encoded by the exons ATGACAGCTGTTAAGAACCACACAAACACCATTTATGTGTCTCTTGGTCACCTG GACAGAATGGATCAGCAAGGGCATGGACAGCCACAGGGAGGAGGTGTAGTCGGTAGTGCAGCTCAGCTGCATTATGGTACAAGCCAATATGAACCAAACCAAGTCACTGTGAACCCTAGTCGAGGGCCAGTAGTCACATCTGTTGGGACTACACAATCTCCTACTCAGCAAGTAGGTTCTCATCTTGGGCAACACCAGCTTGCATATCAACATATTCACCAGCAGCAGCAATTGCAGCAACAACTTCAGAATTTTTGGGCAAGTCAATACCAAGAAATTGAGAAAGTTACTGACTTTAAGAACCACAGCCTTCCTTTGGCAAGGATCAAGAAGATCATGAAGGCTGATGAGGATGTAAGAATGATATCAGCTGAGGCACCAATTGTATTTGCAAGGGCATGTGAGATGTTTATATTGGAGTTGACTTTGCGATCTTGGAATCATACAGAGGAAAACAAGAGGAGGACACTACAGAAAAATGACATTGCGGCAGCCATCACAAGAACTGAtatctttgatttcttggtTGACATAGTGCCAAGAGAGGATCTAAAAGACGAAGCGCTTGCATCTATCCCAAGAGGAACGGTGCCTGTTGGGGGGCCCACTGATGCCTATCCTTACTATTATATGCCACCTCAACATTCACCTCAAGCTGGAGCTCCAGGGATGATTATGGGGAAACCTATGATGGATCCTGCTTTGTATGCTCCACAGACTCACCCCTACATGGCTCAACCAATGTGGCCACAGGCACCACAGCCACCACAATCACCCTCAGAGTCTTAG
- the LOC127802575 gene encoding nuclear transcription factor Y subunit C-9-like isoform X3, which translates to MDQQGHGQPQGGGVVGSAAQLHYGTSQYEPNQVTVNPSRGPVVTSVGTTQSPTQQVGSHLGQHQLAYQHIHQQQQLQQQLQNFWASQYQEIEKVTDFKNHSLPLARIKKIMKADEDVRMISAEAPIVFARACEMFILELTLRSWNHTEENKRRTLQKNDIAAAITRTDIFDFLVDIVPREDLKDEALASIPRGTVPVGGPTDAYPYYYMPPQHSPQAGAPGMIMGKPMMDPALYAPQTHPYMAQPMWPQAPQPPQSPSES; encoded by the coding sequence ATGGATCAGCAAGGGCATGGACAGCCACAGGGAGGAGGTGTAGTCGGTAGTGCAGCTCAGCTGCATTATGGTACAAGCCAATATGAACCAAACCAAGTCACTGTGAACCCTAGTCGAGGGCCAGTAGTCACATCTGTTGGGACTACACAATCTCCTACTCAGCAAGTAGGTTCTCATCTTGGGCAACACCAGCTTGCATATCAACATATTCACCAGCAGCAGCAATTGCAGCAACAACTTCAGAATTTTTGGGCAAGTCAATACCAAGAAATTGAGAAAGTTACTGACTTTAAGAACCACAGCCTTCCTTTGGCAAGGATCAAGAAGATCATGAAGGCTGATGAGGATGTAAGAATGATATCAGCTGAGGCACCAATTGTATTTGCAAGGGCATGTGAGATGTTTATATTGGAGTTGACTTTGCGATCTTGGAATCATACAGAGGAAAACAAGAGGAGGACACTACAGAAAAATGACATTGCGGCAGCCATCACAAGAACTGAtatctttgatttcttggtTGACATAGTGCCAAGAGAGGATCTAAAAGACGAAGCGCTTGCATCTATCCCAAGAGGAACGGTGCCTGTTGGGGGGCCCACTGATGCCTATCCTTACTATTATATGCCACCTCAACATTCACCTCAAGCTGGAGCTCCAGGGATGATTATGGGGAAACCTATGATGGATCCTGCTTTGTATGCTCCACAGACTCACCCCTACATGGCTCAACCAATGTGGCCACAGGCACCACAGCCACCACAATCACCCTCAGAGTCTTAG
- the LOC127801794 gene encoding geranylgeranyl diphosphate reductase, chloroplastic-like, with the protein MTTIQTLPLRPFAPLKTPSKPLLPKPSLFKITARANPPISGRKLRAAVVGGGPAGSSAAEVLARGGVETFLFERSPDAAKPCGGAIPLCMLDEFSIPPELIDRKVTHVKIISPSNLTVDFGKTQKPHEFISMLRREVLDSFLRSRAESTGATLVKSLVTNVELPSSPGAPYVVNYAIDGSRRTLAVDVVVGADGANSRVAKSINAGDYSCAIAFQERIKLPDYRMGYYQNLAEMYFGNDVSPDFYAWVFPKCDHVAVGTGTICSKKNIKLYQHGIRSRVMPKIEGGKVIKVEAHPIPEHPRPIRVRGRVALVGDAAGYVTKCSGEGIYFAAKSGRMCGEGIVRASEGGERMIEEEDLRREYLKEWDKKYIGTFRFLDVLQGVFYGSNAGREALVELCGDEYVQRMTFESYLYKKLADGNRWEDARMVTNTIGSFIRCKLLAK; encoded by the coding sequence ATGACTACCATCCAAACGCTGCCTCTCCGCCCCTTCGCTCCTCTCAAAACCCCATCCAAACCCCTCCTCCCAAAACCGTCCCTTTTCAAAATCACCGCCCGAGCCAACCCGCCCATCTCCGGCCGCAAGCTCCGGGCAGCCGTGGTAGGCGGTGGCCCCGCCGGCTCCTCGGCCGCCGAGGTCCTGGCACGCGGCGGCGTCGAGACGTTCCTCTTCGAGCGCAGCCCCGACGCTGCCAAGCCCTGCGGCGGCGCCATCCCGCTCTGCATGCTGGATGAGTTCTCCATCCCGCCGGAGCTCATCGACCGGAAAGTCACCCACGTGAAGATCATCTCCCCCTCCAACCTCACCGTCGACTTCGGCAAAACCCAAAAGCCCCACGAGTTCATCTCCATGCTCCGCCGCGAGGTGCTCGACTCATTCCTCCGCTCGCGCGCCGAGTCCACCGGTGCCACCCTCGTCAAATCCCTCGTCACGAACGTCGAGCTCCCCTCCTCACCCGGCGCGCCGTACGTCGTCAACTACGCCATCGACGGCTCGCGCCGGACGCTAGCCGTCGACGTCGTCGTCGGCGCCGACGGAGCGAACAGCCGAGTGGCGAAGTCGATAAACGCCGGGGATTACTCCTGCGCCATCGCCTTCCAGGAGCGGATAAAGCTGCCGGACTACAGAATGGGGTACTATCAAAACCTAGCGGAGATGTACTTCGGGAACGACGTCTCCCCGGACTTCTACGCCTGGGTTTTCCCCAAATGTGACCACGTGGCGGTTGGAACCGGCACGATCTGCTCGAAGAAGAACATCAAGCTGTACCAACACGGCATCCGATCGAGAGTGATGCCGAAGATCGAGGGCGGGAAGGTGATCAAGGTCGAAGCCCATCCAATCCCGGAGCACCCGCGGCCGATTAGGGTTCGAGGTCGGGTGGCCCTGGTGGGGGACGCGGCGGGATACGTGACGAAGTGCTCCGGGGAGGGGATATACTTTGCGGCGAAGAGCGGGCGGATGTGCGGCGAGGGGATCGTGAGGGCGTCGGAGGGCGGGGAGAGGATGATCGAAGAGGAGGATTTGAGGAGGGAATACCTGAAGGAGTGGGACAAGAAGTATATCGGGACGTTTAGGTTCTTGGATGTGTTGCAGGGGGTGTTCTATGGAAGCAACGCCGGGAGGGAGGCGCTGGTGGAGCTCTGCGGGGACGAGTATGTGCAGAGGATGACATTCGAAAGCTACCTGTACAAGAAGCTGGCGGATGGGAATCGGTGGGAGGATGCTAGGATGGTGACGAACACCATTGGGAGCTTCATCAGGTGCAAGCTCCTTGCCAAATGA
- the LOC127802575 gene encoding nuclear transcription factor Y subunit C-9-like isoform X1, with the protein MTAVKNHTNTIYVSLGHLGSVQDRMDQQGHGQPQGGGVVGSAAQLHYGTSQYEPNQVTVNPSRGPVVTSVGTTQSPTQQVGSHLGQHQLAYQHIHQQQQLQQQLQNFWASQYQEIEKVTDFKNHSLPLARIKKIMKADEDVRMISAEAPIVFARACEMFILELTLRSWNHTEENKRRTLQKNDIAAAITRTDIFDFLVDIVPREDLKDEALASIPRGTVPVGGPTDAYPYYYMPPQHSPQAGAPGMIMGKPMMDPALYAPQTHPYMAQPMWPQAPQPPQSPSES; encoded by the exons ATGACAGCTGTTAAGAACCACACAAACACCATTTATGTGTCTCTTGGTCACCTG GGCTCTGTGCAGGACAGAATGGATCAGCAAGGGCATGGACAGCCACAGGGAGGAGGTGTAGTCGGTAGTGCAGCTCAGCTGCATTATGGTACAAGCCAATATGAACCAAACCAAGTCACTGTGAACCCTAGTCGAGGGCCAGTAGTCACATCTGTTGGGACTACACAATCTCCTACTCAGCAAGTAGGTTCTCATCTTGGGCAACACCAGCTTGCATATCAACATATTCACCAGCAGCAGCAATTGCAGCAACAACTTCAGAATTTTTGGGCAAGTCAATACCAAGAAATTGAGAAAGTTACTGACTTTAAGAACCACAGCCTTCCTTTGGCAAGGATCAAGAAGATCATGAAGGCTGATGAGGATGTAAGAATGATATCAGCTGAGGCACCAATTGTATTTGCAAGGGCATGTGAGATGTTTATATTGGAGTTGACTTTGCGATCTTGGAATCATACAGAGGAAAACAAGAGGAGGACACTACAGAAAAATGACATTGCGGCAGCCATCACAAGAACTGAtatctttgatttcttggtTGACATAGTGCCAAGAGAGGATCTAAAAGACGAAGCGCTTGCATCTATCCCAAGAGGAACGGTGCCTGTTGGGGGGCCCACTGATGCCTATCCTTACTATTATATGCCACCTCAACATTCACCTCAAGCTGGAGCTCCAGGGATGATTATGGGGAAACCTATGATGGATCCTGCTTTGTATGCTCCACAGACTCACCCCTACATGGCTCAACCAATGTGGCCACAGGCACCACAGCCACCACAATCACCCTCAGAGTCTTAG